In Chlorogloeopsis sp. ULAP01, the following are encoded in one genomic region:
- a CDS encoding HNH endonuclease signature motif containing protein produces MNPFYPLVANRANHRCEYCHAPELVFNFPFEVEHIVPMYRGGADAEFNLALACRSCNLRKGTRISAVDPESKTEVPLFHPRQDTWNEHFRVDIEVGTAIGRATIVCLEMNSQPQIIARQLWIRLGLFP; encoded by the coding sequence ATGAACCCTTTTTATCCTCTGGTAGCTAACCGTGCCAATCATCGCTGCGAATATTGCCACGCACCTGAACTAGTCTTCAACTTTCCATTTGAAGTCGAGCACATTGTCCCTATGTACCGAGGCGGTGCTGATGCCGAATTCAATCTGGCTCTTGCCTGTCGCTCCTGCAATCTTCGCAAGGGAACCCGCATCAGTGCAGTAGATCCTGAATCCAAAACTGAAGTTCCTCTGTTTCACCCAAGGCAAGATACATGGAATGAACATTTCCGTGTGGATATTGAGGTTGGTACAGCCATTGGCAGAGCAACAATAGTTTGTTTAGAAATGAACAGTCAGCCACAAATAATTGCAAGACAACTATGGATTCGTTTGGGCTTATTTCCGTAA
- a CDS encoding Uma2 family endonuclease, giving the protein MTTALPPSLTLEEFLKQPETKPASEFIDGKIYQKPMSQGKHSRLLLKFCDAVNQVAEKPKIALAFPELRCTYPGGSRSSSVYGNRSIVPDASVFLWERIPFEADGEVPNVFNIYPDWTVEILSPEQRVTKVISNILHCLKHGTQLGWLIDPDERLILAFILGQEPIELKASDRLPMPKFLTLNLTVEQVFGWLKVSQ; this is encoded by the coding sequence ATGACAACAGCACTTCCTCCGTCACTCACGCTTGAAGAATTCCTAAAGCAGCCAGAAACCAAGCCTGCTAGTGAATTTATCGACGGTAAGATTTACCAAAAGCCTATGTCTCAAGGGAAACATTCAAGACTGCTACTCAAGTTTTGTGATGCTGTTAATCAAGTTGCAGAAAAGCCAAAAATTGCCCTTGCCTTCCCAGAATTGCGCTGTACTTACCCTGGGGGAAGCCGCTCTTCGAGCGTCTATGGCAACCGCTCGATTGTGCCTGACGCTAGTGTTTTCCTTTGGGAACGAATTCCTTTTGAAGCAGATGGCGAAGTCCCCAATGTGTTTAATATTTATCCTGATTGGACAGTAGAAATTCTCTCACCCGAACAGAGAGTTACCAAAGTTATTAGTAATATTTTGCACTGTCTTAAACACGGCACTCAGCTAGGATGGTTAATCGATCCAGATGAGCGGTTAATTTTGGCATTTATTCTAGGACAGGAACCGATAGAGTTAAAAGCTAGCGATCGCCTGCCCATGCCAAAATTTTTAACACTAAATTTGACAGTAGAGCAGGTTTTTGGGTGGCTAAAAGTTAGTCAATGA